The Bacteroidota bacterium genome window below encodes:
- the corA gene encoding magnesium/cobalt transporter CorA, whose amino-acid sequence MKRPNHRIKAKRVRHSPPGTAPGAIVIPSDALDLKLKSFYYNQNEYFEKELSGITDIRNQLKSFPEHYHWFDIKGFGNKHFLEQLADCFGIHRLQMEDVVNVYQRPKSEEFSGHLFFISRIISEKQGFLINDQLSLFLGKNFVITIQDKYEDVLEPVRDRIRHGKGNMRRSGSDYLTYSLMDIAIDNFYPVLEKIGDRLDELQDELLANPSRDSLNRVLDTKRELVILRRIIWSERDKMNDIIRSSFIEISDPTKVYFRDSYDHCIQLLDLIESYKEITASLMDVYHSSVSFKLNQVMKVLTIISTIFIPLTFIVGLYGMNFSRVDPETGKFFPLNMPELYSPHGYIIVCGIMVLIVIGQIIFFYKKGWLTKG is encoded by the coding sequence ATGAAGAGACCTAATCATAGAATCAAGGCAAAAAGAGTCCGTCATTCACCTCCGGGAACAGCACCGGGTGCAATTGTAATACCGTCTGATGCTCTTGATCTGAAATTAAAATCTTTTTACTATAATCAGAATGAGTATTTTGAAAAGGAATTGTCAGGAATAACCGACATAAGGAATCAGTTGAAATCGTTCCCTGAGCACTATCATTGGTTCGATATTAAAGGGTTTGGAAACAAACATTTTCTCGAGCAATTAGCGGATTGTTTTGGCATCCACCGTTTACAGATGGAGGATGTTGTGAATGTTTATCAGCGCCCCAAATCAGAAGAATTTAGTGGGCACCTTTTTTTTATATCCAGAATAATTTCTGAGAAGCAAGGTTTTCTGATCAATGATCAGTTGAGTTTGTTTCTTGGTAAAAATTTTGTGATCACAATTCAGGATAAATATGAAGATGTTCTGGAACCGGTTCGCGACAGAATCCGTCATGGAAAAGGAAATATGCGACGCTCAGGCTCTGATTATCTGACATACTCCTTAATGGATATTGCAATTGATAATTTTTATCCTGTCCTTGAAAAGATCGGTGACCGTCTTGATGAATTACAGGACGAATTATTAGCGAATCCTTCACGCGATTCTTTGAACCGAGTCCTTGATACAAAACGTGAGCTTGTTATCTTAAGGAGAATAATCTGGAGTGAGCGTGATAAGATGAATGATATCATCCGTTCATCTTTCATAGAAATTTCTGATCCGACAAAAGTGTATTTCAGGGATTCATACGATCATTGCATTCAGTTGCTGGATCTTATCGAAAGTTACAAAGAGATCACAGCATCGTTGATGGATGTTTATCATTCGTCAGTTAGTTTTAAGTTGAATCAGGTAATGAAAGTATTGACAATTATTTCGACAATATTCATTCCATTAACTTTTATTGTAGGATTATATGGAATGAATTTTTCACGTGTAGATCCGGAGACAGGAAAATTTTTTCCTTTGAATATGCCGGAATTGTATTCACCGCATGGATACATAATAGTATGCGGAATAATGGTATTAATTGTAATAGGTCAGATCATATTCTTTTATAAAAAGGGATGGCTGACAAAGGGCTAA
- a CDS encoding WbqC family protein yields MSLLFSTAYLPPVKYILLAIQNGSILLDAHEHFVKQSYRSRSTIYGPNGKQDLIIPVVHTDLFTIPIKEVKIHNESRWQKIHWRSLEAAYKNSPFFEFYEDDLRPFYEKKYEYLFDFNLDLLQTIFRIKKAKVEITLTEKYDASYPELKDLRNYFHPKNNFESVGIYHQVFADKHGFIDRLSYLDYLFNGGESKGTLSR; encoded by the coding sequence ATGTCTTTGCTTTTTTCAACTGCCTACCTTCCGCCGGTAAAATATATTTTGCTCGCCATTCAAAATGGAAGCATTTTACTAGATGCACATGAACATTTTGTAAAACAATCGTATCGCAGTCGCAGCACTATTTATGGACCAAATGGGAAACAAGATCTTATCATTCCTGTGGTTCATACAGATCTTTTTACAATTCCGATCAAAGAAGTTAAAATCCACAATGAATCCCGCTGGCAAAAAATTCACTGGCGTTCTCTCGAAGCAGCTTACAAAAATTCTCCGTTCTTTGAATTTTACGAGGATGACTTACGACCATTCTATGAAAAAAAATACGAATACCTTTTCGATTTCAATCTTGACTTACTTCAAACGATCTTTAGAATAAAAAAAGCAAAGGTTGAGATTACACTAACTGAAAAATACGATGCTTCATATCCGGAATTGAAAGACTTGCGAAATTATTTTCATCCTAAGAACAACTTCGAATCAGTTGGAATTTATCACCAGGTGTTTGCAGACAAACATGGGTTCATTGACCGACTTTCCTACCTTGACTACTTGTTCAACGGGGGCGAGTCTAAAGGGACTCTATCCCGGTAG
- a CDS encoding PKD domain-containing protein: protein MRKNQLNNLKRIAFAIMLFVLGGQVSSKAQCSSSYTVTYDSTGTVLEFHPTYSSSANVVGFTWSFGDGTSSPVQQPTHSYNFTGYAVVCLTITFTDSCSTTYCDSVLTRQGGTQNCTADFLVQPTPAGISFTDQSTSSDSINSWTWDFGDGTVGTGPNAFHGYSSNGNYTVCLVITTVNGCSDTHCSTVSIQSATSCNANFNNTPVLGTLNVDFNEISNADSGAVITSYSWDFGDSSAISTVANPTHTYPGVGIYYACLTIQTSSGCTDTYCSQVNVGGANTCTAGFNSSFNPATNEIDFNNTSFSNDSIIRFEWTLGDGTTSLATNPSHLYVVPGTYQVCLTITTANGCTDTYCSTVTSSGPQNCSAVFSSQVTPAGVTAFYSTYINSSANYFWVFGDGTTSSQIGGSSVTHTYTAPGTYLVCLLVQDSLCSDSSCATITIGASSACAALYTYTVDSMGTGFTFSNQSTTTSGANVYFWSFGDGTGSTDENPVHLYNQVGPHTVCLTVTDTITGCTDTFCTSASFANACNPVFSTVPDPNNPAGVPMNFNIVSPCGTSGVVTIDFGDGTVQSGAPGTIQYTYAAAGTYNVCICEVDIMGDTICFCDTIVAFRLTSGLNDLELANLHLTAYPNPFSSALNAEFALEQNASVSVQLIGLAGNVVLQSVENKFNAGTHRFEINTNDLASGFYILRLNVNGTSVSKKVTLQK, encoded by the coding sequence ATGAGAAAAAATCAACTAAACAATTTAAAGCGGATAGCATTTGCAATAATGCTCTTCGTACTCGGCGGACAGGTTTCGTCGAAGGCACAATGTTCATCGTCCTATACGGTAACATACGATTCAACAGGAACAGTATTGGAGTTTCATCCAACTTACTCCAGTTCTGCCAACGTTGTAGGTTTTACATGGAGTTTCGGAGATGGAACTTCATCACCTGTTCAGCAGCCAACACACAGTTATAATTTCACAGGATATGCGGTGGTGTGTCTGACAATTACATTTACCGATAGTTGCTCCACAACTTATTGCGACAGTGTATTGACACGTCAGGGTGGTACTCAAAATTGCACGGCAGACTTTTTAGTTCAACCAACACCTGCAGGGATTTCCTTTACTGATCAGAGTACTTCTTCCGATTCAATCAATTCATGGACATGGGATTTCGGTGATGGCACAGTTGGCACCGGTCCGAATGCATTTCACGGTTATTCATCAAATGGAAATTATACTGTTTGTTTAGTTATTACAACTGTTAACGGATGCAGTGATACCCATTGTTCAACTGTTTCAATTCAGAGTGCAACTTCCTGCAATGCTAATTTTAATAATACTCCTGTACTTGGAACTCTGAATGTTGACTTCAATGAAATTTCAAATGCTGATTCAGGTGCTGTGATCACAAGTTACTCATGGGATTTTGGAGATTCAAGTGCAATATCAACCGTAGCTAATCCAACTCATACATATCCTGGTGTTGGAATTTACTATGCATGTTTAACGATTCAAACAAGTTCAGGTTGTACAGATACTTATTGTTCGCAAGTGAATGTAGGTGGAGCGAACACTTGCACAGCAGGTTTTAATTCATCATTTAATCCGGCAACGAATGAAATTGATTTCAACAACACATCTTTCTCAAATGATTCTATTATTCGTTTTGAGTGGACACTTGGTGACGGAACAACATCGTTGGCAACCAATCCATCACATCTTTATGTCGTTCCCGGTACATATCAGGTGTGCTTAACAATTACGACTGCGAATGGATGTACAGATACATATTGTAGTACAGTAACATCATCAGGCCCTCAGAATTGCAGTGCTGTATTTTCTTCTCAGGTTACACCGGCAGGAGTAACAGCATTTTACAGTACGTATATTAACTCATCAGCAAATTACTTCTGGGTCTTTGGTGATGGAACAACTTCTTCACAGATAGGTGGTTCATCTGTAACACATACGTATACTGCACCGGGAACATATTTAGTTTGTTTGCTGGTTCAGGATTCATTGTGTTCTGATTCATCATGTGCAACTATTACAATAGGAGCGAGCTCAGCATGTGCTGCATTGTATACTTACACTGTTGATTCAATGGGCACGGGATTCACGTTCTCAAATCAATCTACAACAACTTCAGGAGCTAACGTTTATTTCTGGAGCTTCGGTGACGGAACAGGAAGTACAGATGAGAATCCTGTTCACCTTTATAACCAGGTTGGTCCACATACGGTTTGTCTGACAGTTACAGATACTATCACAGGTTGTACAGATACATTCTGTACTAGCGCATCTTTTGCAAATGCTTGTAATCCTGTATTCTCAACAGTTCCGGATCCAAATAATCCTGCAGGTGTTCCAATGAACTTCAATATAGTTTCTCCATGCGGAACATCCGGTGTAGTTACAATTGATTTTGGTGATGGAACAGTACAATCAGGTGCTCCGGGAACAATTCAATATACTTATGCTGCTGCAGGAACTTACAATGTATGTATCTGTGAAGTAGATATAATGGGTGATACAATTTGTTTCTGCGACACGATCGTAGCATTCAGATTAACATCAGGATTGAATGATCTTGAATTAGCAAATCTTCATTTAACAGCTTATCCGAATCCATTCTCTTCAGCATTAAATGCAGAATTCGCACTTGAGCAAAATGCAAGTGTATCAGTTCAGTTAATTGGACTAGCAGGAAATGTAGTATTACAATCAGTAGAAAATAAATTCAATGCAGGAACACATCGTTTTGAAATCAATACAAACGATCTTGCATCAGGATTCTATATTCTAAGATTGAATGTAAATGGAACATCAGTTTCCAAAAAAGTAACCCTTCAGAAATAG
- the pfkA gene encoding 6-phosphofructokinase, with protein sequence MKEYKKIGVVTTGGDCPGLNAAIRAVVRTAIYHGVEVTGIMQGYEGMIKGEFMPLVSHSVSNILQRGGTILKTARSEGFKTPEGRKKAYENMSKEGIEALVVIGGDGSFRGIEIFSREFSIPSIGIPKTIDNDIFGTDSAIGFDTALNTVVEVVDKIRDTAASHNRLFFIEVMGRDAGMIAIYSGIASGAEAVLIPETDTKIEQIVKILDRGWERKKSSMIVIVAEGDVAGGAYEIAKEVKARFNQYDTRVSVLGHMQRGGTPTCADRVLASRLGVSAVEGLLEGRSNQMVGVINDQITFTSYSDVVNGKKEFPYQLLKIAEVLSL encoded by the coding sequence ATGAAGGAGTATAAAAAAATTGGCGTAGTAACGACCGGTGGTGATTGTCCGGGATTAAATGCTGCTATCAGAGCAGTAGTGAGGACAGCGATTTATCATGGAGTAGAGGTTACAGGAATTATGCAAGGATATGAAGGGATGATCAAAGGTGAATTTATGCCTTTGGTTTCTCATAGTGTGAGTAATATTTTGCAGAGAGGTGGTACGATCTTAAAGACGGCGAGAAGTGAAGGGTTTAAGACTCCTGAAGGAAGAAAGAAAGCATATGAGAATATGTCGAAGGAAGGAATAGAAGCATTAGTTGTTATTGGTGGTGATGGATCTTTTAGAGGTATAGAAATTTTCAGCAGAGAATTTTCAATTCCTTCAATTGGAATTCCAAAGACGATTGACAACGATATATTCGGAACAGATTCAGCAATAGGTTTTGATACAGCTTTGAATACAGTTGTTGAAGTTGTCGACAAGATCAGAGATACCGCAGCATCACACAACCGTTTATTTTTTATTGAAGTGATGGGAAGAGATGCCGGAATGATCGCTATCTACAGTGGCATAGCAAGCGGAGCAGAAGCGGTTTTAATTCCGGAGACGGATACCAAGATCGAGCAGATCGTAAAAATTTTAGATCGTGGTTGGGAAAGGAAGAAATCGTCTATGATCGTAATCGTTGCCGAAGGCGATGTTGCCGGTGGCGCTTATGAGATTGCAAAAGAAGTGAAGGCCAGATTCAATCAGTACGATACACGTGTGAGTGTTTTGGGTCACATGCAAAGAGGTGGAACGCCAACTTGTGCTGATAGAGTTCTTGCAAGTCGATTAGGTGTTTCAGCAGTTGAAGGTTTACTCGAAGGAAGATCGAATCAAATGGTAGGTGTGATCAATGATCAGATCACTTTTACTTCGTATTCAGATGTGGTGAATGGAAAAAAGGAGTTTCCTTATCAGTTGTTGAAGATTGCAGAGGTGTTGTCGCTGTGA